Proteins co-encoded in one Candidatus Nanopelagicales bacterium genomic window:
- a CDS encoding RNA polymerase sigma factor SigF: MRARSGEKSARWSPEIRAREHELLARLAATPLDDPQRARLRDDLVTMNLPLVEHLARRFRDRGESRDDLVQVGTVGLINAVDRFDTSRGVEFSTFATPTIVGEIKRYFRDKGWAVKVPRRLQELRLAIVRSSAELAQKSGSSPTVAELAAELKISEEEVLEGLESAQAYATSSLDAGSSDPDESATLSDTLGTDDKDLEGVDNRESLKPLLAALPERERRILLLRFFDNKTQSEIAEEIGISQMHVSRLLGSTLADLREGLLDEY, encoded by the coding sequence GTGAGAGCCAGGTCGGGCGAGAAATCCGCTCGCTGGTCGCCGGAAATCAGGGCTCGCGAGCATGAGCTGCTTGCACGCCTGGCCGCAACCCCGCTAGATGATCCTCAAAGGGCGAGGCTTAGGGACGATCTCGTCACGATGAACCTGCCTCTGGTCGAGCACCTTGCCAGGAGGTTCCGCGATCGCGGAGAGAGTCGCGACGATCTCGTTCAGGTGGGGACGGTCGGACTTATCAACGCGGTCGATCGCTTCGACACATCCAGAGGAGTTGAGTTCTCGACGTTCGCAACACCAACCATCGTCGGGGAAATCAAGCGCTACTTCCGTGACAAAGGCTGGGCTGTCAAAGTCCCGCGGCGACTGCAGGAGCTCCGACTCGCAATAGTCCGCTCATCCGCGGAACTCGCGCAGAAGTCGGGGAGCTCACCCACCGTGGCAGAGCTCGCCGCCGAGCTGAAGATCTCCGAGGAAGAGGTTCTGGAAGGTCTGGAGTCGGCCCAGGCCTACGCGACGTCATCACTTGACGCGGGATCGTCGGACCCCGACGAATCGGCTACGCTCAGCGACACGCTCGGCACCGACGACAAGGACCTTGAGGGAGTCGACAACCGTGAGTCCCTTAAGCCACTGCTAGCGGCACTCCCCGAGCGGGAACGACGAATCCTGCTGCTGCGCTTCTTCGACAACAAGACCCAATCGGAAATCGCCGAGGAAATCGGAATCTCCCAGATGCACGTGTCACGGCTTCTGGGCAGCACCCTGGCGGACCTGCGCGAAGGGCTCCTCGACGAGTACTAG
- the sodN gene encoding superoxide dismutase, Ni — protein MLRRLLEPKAVAHAHCDLPCGVYDPAQARIEAQSVKACMDKHNASDDPDFRARAITIKEQRSSMVKEHLWVLWTDYFKPAHFETYPQLNELFNQATKLAGAGGTKGTNDPAVADALLAKIDEIAEIFWATKKA, from the coding sequence ATGCTGCGCAGACTGCTAGAGCCGAAAGCCGTTGCCCACGCCCATTGCGACCTGCCCTGCGGCGTCTACGATCCGGCTCAGGCCCGCATCGAGGCCCAGTCGGTCAAGGCCTGCATGGACAAGCACAACGCCTCCGACGATCCCGACTTCAGGGCCAGGGCGATCACGATCAAGGAACAGCGATCATCGATGGTCAAGGAGCACTTGTGGGTGCTGTGGACCGACTACTTCAAGCCAGCCCACTTCGAGACCTACCCCCAGCTGAACGAGTTGTTCAACCAGGCAACGAAGCTCGCGGGGGCGGGCGGCACGAAGGGAACGAACGACCCAGCCGTGGCCGATGCCCTCTTGGCGAAGATCGACGAGATAGCTGAGATCTTCTGGGCAACGAAGAAGGCCTGA
- the cobA gene encoding uroporphyrinogen-III C-methyltransferase translates to MGKAPRLGVFLDIEGRPVLCVGAGRLGERRIQGLLERGAVVTVIAPRAGPRIGELADLGELSWLEREFRAGDVLASGRPWLVHTATGTDTDLAVAAEAEAAGVWCVDAASSKDSPAWVAAAAQGPDGVSVAVSGGGDPTRARALASAVSDALASGSLPVRRRRLGGTGWVALVGAGPGDAGLITVRGRQLLSLADVIVTDRLVPPELVSDVPDDVRVIDVGKQPGRHQVQQEEINEILVENAKAGLAVVRLKGGDPFVLGRGGEEARHCLAHGVAVEWVPGVTSAVAVPAAAGVPVTQRGLSTSFMVASGHEAAREALACGPATTLVLLMGVSRLDATASMLIGAGRDPSTPVVIVERGWTPEQRIVRSDLASAAADARSACIKPPAVIVIGAVAGMPDVLGEVRRVVDT, encoded by the coding sequence ATGGGCAAAGCTCCCCGACTGGGCGTCTTCCTCGACATTGAGGGTCGCCCGGTGTTGTGCGTGGGTGCTGGCCGACTCGGAGAGCGCCGGATCCAAGGACTCCTTGAGCGCGGTGCCGTCGTGACTGTTATCGCGCCGCGGGCCGGACCCAGAATCGGGGAGCTGGCCGACCTCGGTGAGCTGTCTTGGCTGGAACGGGAGTTCCGGGCCGGTGATGTGCTCGCGTCCGGACGCCCATGGCTGGTACACACTGCCACGGGAACAGACACGGATCTGGCAGTGGCTGCGGAGGCTGAGGCCGCCGGCGTCTGGTGTGTCGACGCGGCGTCGTCAAAGGATTCGCCAGCCTGGGTCGCAGCGGCGGCCCAGGGCCCGGACGGCGTCTCGGTGGCCGTCAGCGGCGGGGGCGATCCGACCAGGGCCCGTGCGCTGGCCTCAGCCGTGTCCGACGCGCTGGCAAGCGGGAGTCTGCCTGTACGTCGCCGCCGGCTGGGTGGGACGGGATGGGTGGCGCTGGTGGGGGCGGGTCCGGGTGACGCCGGGTTGATTACGGTTCGCGGACGCCAACTGCTGTCGCTGGCCGACGTCATTGTTACCGATCGGCTTGTTCCGCCCGAGCTTGTGTCAGATGTTCCCGACGACGTGCGCGTGATCGACGTAGGCAAACAGCCCGGCAGGCATCAAGTTCAGCAGGAGGAGATCAACGAGATCCTCGTGGAGAACGCCAAGGCTGGGCTTGCGGTCGTTCGCTTGAAGGGCGGCGATCCGTTTGTGCTGGGTCGCGGGGGGGAAGAGGCGCGGCACTGTTTGGCCCATGGAGTCGCTGTCGAGTGGGTTCCAGGCGTCACTTCCGCCGTAGCGGTCCCGGCTGCTGCTGGCGTTCCCGTCACCCAGAGGGGGCTTAGCACCTCGTTCATGGTCGCGTCGGGACACGAGGCGGCTCGGGAGGCGCTGGCGTGCGGACCGGCGACGACGCTCGTGCTGCTGATGGGGGTATCGCGCCTTGACGCGACGGCATCGATGCTGATTGGGGCTGGTCGCGACCCGAGCACTCCAGTCGTCATCGTCGAGCGAGGGTGGACTCCCGAGCAGCGCATCGTTCGGTCAGATCTGGCTTCCGCCGCGGCCGATGCCCGTTCGGCTTGTATCAAGCCGCCCGCAGTAATAGTGATCGGGGCCGTGGCGGGCATGCCCGATGTCCTGGGCGAGGTCCGCCGGGTCGTCGACACCTGA
- a CDS encoding zinc-binding dehydrogenase — MFAVFAESINPAYPLAGLVVGERPEQTGETGWARVEVRAASLNHHDLWTLRGVGISPERLPIILGCDASGVDEDGHEVVVHSVIADPECEDETEDPRRSLLSEIYPGTFAEYVYVPRRNLLPKPACLTWAEAACLPTAWLTAYRMLATRSGLRPGDTVLIQGAGGGVASAGIVLARAMGLRVWATSRDEYKRERARQCGAHDVFRPGQRLPERVDAVLETVGAATWDHSMKALKPGGRIVVSGATSGGNPPADLVRIFFKQLSVVGSTMGTRDELRRLLKLCEVSGVRPVIDREMPMAQAREALAAMAGGEIFGKIVLTLPAA, encoded by the coding sequence ATGTTCGCCGTGTTCGCCGAATCGATCAATCCCGCTTACCCGCTCGCCGGACTCGTCGTCGGCGAACGTCCGGAACAGACGGGTGAGACTGGATGGGCCAGGGTCGAAGTTCGCGCGGCGAGCCTGAACCACCATGACCTGTGGACCCTGCGCGGAGTCGGCATCTCGCCGGAACGACTCCCGATCATCCTGGGTTGCGATGCGTCTGGGGTCGACGAGGATGGTCACGAAGTAGTCGTTCACTCAGTCATCGCTGACCCCGAGTGTGAGGATGAGACCGAGGACCCACGCCGCAGCCTGCTGTCAGAGATCTATCCGGGGACTTTCGCGGAGTACGTATACGTTCCACGGCGCAATCTGCTTCCGAAACCGGCGTGCCTGACGTGGGCCGAGGCCGCCTGCCTTCCGACGGCGTGGCTTACGGCCTATCGGATGCTCGCGACAAGGTCCGGACTTCGCCCTGGCGACACGGTCCTGATCCAGGGCGCCGGTGGCGGAGTCGCGAGCGCCGGGATTGTTCTCGCCCGAGCGATGGGGCTACGGGTCTGGGCCACTTCACGCGACGAGTACAAGCGCGAACGAGCACGCCAATGTGGTGCGCACGACGTGTTCCGGCCCGGCCAGAGGCTTCCGGAACGCGTGGATGCGGTGTTGGAAACTGTTGGCGCGGCCACCTGGGACCATTCCATGAAGGCGCTCAAGCCCGGTGGCCGGATCGTGGTGTCTGGAGCCACATCGGGAGGCAACCCTCCCGCTGACCTGGTCCGTATCTTCTTCAAGCAGCTTTCAGTAGTCGGATCCACGATGGGGACCAGGGACGAACTGCGGCGTCTGCTCAAGCTGTGCGAAGTGTCTGGAGTTCGTCCCGTCATCGACCGGGAGATGCCGATGGCGCAGGCTCGTGAGGCGCTGGCGGCGATGGCAGGCGGCGAGATCTTCGGCAAGATCGTTCTGACTCTCCCCGCCGCGTGA
- a CDS encoding ABC transporter permease subunit has translation MIQLIAAEWIKATTTRAWWILSLVGVAITALGIVPIILAAGMEGFPALTDASMMLALWSGLGSASVVALIIGITSVTGEYRHQTITDAFLTEPDRGRFMAAKASAQALVGAILGVVCTVMGIGMALALLPLREHAPIDWLAVLQAAAGVLLCFALFAILGCAFGALVTNQVAALVLALLWVMLVEPLIVAFLPSVGQWLPGGAASSVLGAGTTLEGAGLLPTWGGALVMLAYAVAFSALAVTTTLRRDIT, from the coding sequence GTGATCCAACTCATCGCCGCCGAATGGATCAAAGCCACGACGACCCGCGCCTGGTGGATCCTGTCCCTAGTCGGGGTGGCAATCACGGCACTCGGCATAGTGCCAATCATCCTCGCGGCGGGAATGGAGGGCTTCCCAGCTCTGACTGACGCGAGCATGATGCTGGCGTTGTGGTCGGGACTCGGTTCCGCCTCCGTAGTCGCGCTCATCATCGGCATCACGTCAGTCACAGGCGAATATCGGCACCAAACCATCACAGACGCGTTCCTGACCGAACCGGATCGTGGCCGCTTCATGGCAGCCAAGGCGTCCGCTCAGGCGCTTGTTGGGGCGATCCTCGGCGTCGTGTGCACCGTGATGGGCATCGGCATGGCTCTAGCGCTCCTCCCTCTGCGCGAGCACGCTCCCATCGACTGGCTCGCCGTTCTGCAAGCTGCGGCGGGGGTGTTGCTGTGCTTCGCCCTGTTCGCGATCCTGGGATGCGCGTTCGGGGCGCTCGTCACGAATCAAGTCGCCGCCCTAGTCCTGGCCTTGCTTTGGGTGATGCTCGTCGAGCCGTTGATCGTGGCCTTCCTGCCCTCGGTCGGCCAATGGTTGCCAGGCGGTGCCGCGTCTTCCGTCCTGGGCGCGGGCACGACCTTGGAGGGCGCGGGTCTACTGCCGACATGGGGCGGAGCGCTCGTCATGCTCGCCTACGCGGTGGCGTTCAGCGCCCTCGCGGTCACCACGACCCTGCGCCGAGACATCACCTGA